DNA sequence from the Acipenser ruthenus chromosome 8, fAciRut3.2 maternal haplotype, whole genome shotgun sequence genome:
CTATGTTTAACATACAGGACCTTTGTCAAGGGAAGGTtgctttgaaaacaaacattggaggctTTGGATGGCATGGTAAATACACTCAATTATtcctatttaaatgtatttgacaatggtatgttaaacataccggaacgatgggaagttggctcttttgagcaataACTTATATATAAGGCCgcggaaaattcacgatttcaaggaaatcgtgtatttgactgcctaccctGAAAAATGccaatattgttgatttctgggtgaggtatgaaatcagatttcgaaacatggcaaaaattgcacgctgttttttgtcaattccaccaaactctgtggatgcaaaACGAGCAGTTTTGCATATGGACAGAtatttacacaacaaagacaaaccatgagtgtggaaactgcaacaagatgcacaattatttgtatttattttagtacagcagcagtgtcctccacctgggattgaacccacgaacctccgatcaagagtccagaaccctaaccactactccacactgctgcccatcctaGCCTTTAACAAATAACTAGTCTTCTGCTCACGGGTCAGATAttttgtgtgcgtgtttgtgggtgtgtgtgtgggtgtgtgtgtgtgtgcgtgtttgtgagtgtgtgcgtgcgtgtgtgtgtgtaacacgcGAGATGGATAAAAAGCCGCACACGATTTCTTCTCGTTTTTCCTGTTCTTAAGATTTTTTGTATAAGTTGATTCGCTCACGTAGCACGATGTTATGTTGTTTAAAACGTCATgtaatttagtgtgtgtgtaaagaaaaacacaacgtttcggttttgtcacttgcacttaaccctgttttttaacattttgtttttcaaagtcagcataacgctatacaacacagtccgtttaattactgtatgaacacagtttcaaatgtttacaaaactcgacaatgttgccgaatttgtcattcaaacttgttttgtctGCCTGTTAATTTttacagccaacacatttaaatgaccctgtttgttacattttaaaagattgttttaaacgttacaatgtaaatgttgactcagtagctaaaATGTTTCtacctcggtgactttctttggtgcgctattaattttagtcAACTTgcaatagaaacttttttttttttttttttttttttttaataaaatggcactttCGTGACAATCcgtacaatgtattttttatttttttaattattattattgtcattcgtgaatttctttaaaaagtaccgtgaattttccgtggccctacTTATGTGTAATGGAGATCTGTCTTTTTTGCAGCTTGAAGAAAGTGGTTTACACATATAGAATCTTAATGGACCACCGTGGATATTACACCTTACAGGTAAGTTCATTCTTCACTTGCTTATTCAGGACCCCTCTGTCTCTGGGGATGTTAAAAAAGTCACGAGTCGCTTCATTTGAAAACCAGGCGCAGAGCAAAAGTGTCCTGCAGATCAAATCAGCGTAAGAGGGTAAAAGAAAACCGTCTCTGCCCTAgtttgagttttatttttctgGGTGGGGTTACGGGGAGACCACATGCGAAAAATGACGACCCAACAAAACTCtctttaaagcattttaaaatgatgtgtaCAGCTCTGCGATGCCCTGTTTGCACAACGCGCACGATATATTAGGAAGCAGTAACGTTTTAATAATGTGCATGGACAACACTCGTACATCTGCTTCAGTAAAGGCGGTATAGAAAAGTGTGAGTTGCCAGATTGGACTGGCACTACCGTACTTACCCTCAgattgcatgttttgtttttcagctagTTTTCACAGCTTGTACTTTGCACCTGCCCTACTGTGAAAACGACTGCATGGGtgggctttttctttttttgtacagaCGCTTGCTTGTTGGGTGCACGGTCGCTGATTTGCTCCCTCCTCTATCACGAGGATGCAAGTATTTCGATCACAATGTTTGTCTGCCTTTAAAAATATAACCGTGCATATACTGCAGCTGGGATGAGGAGCCTTCAGTTTCTTATCCTGTGGGAGAATGATCACATACTGCTTTGTGAGAGACAAGTAGCACACATGATATAAATAacattataacaaacatttctcagaataaatattgtgtttctgCTTGCCACAGAACCCCCAGATAGATACGCTTTGAAGACGTATTGATTGCACGCTCTGATATACCACTCCGTTTCGTTACAGACTGCTGGCGGTGTTGAAGAAAAGTTCTTTCCGAACTTGAAGGACTTGATCGCGAATTATAAAAGACGAGGGCAAGGCTTGGCAACGCCACTTCGCCACCCTGTAAAGAAAACAGAGCCTGCAGGTGTATATCAAAACGTGAGACAAGAAAAAACGGATTATAGAGGTAGGTTCAAAGGAAATTCTCtttggccaaacgttttgcatcacctggaatttaaTTATATATAGTAGCGATCCAGCCAGCaatattcaaaatatatattgttttactttatCAGAACTTTTACatataaatacacactattttaCAGATGATTATGAAAATTTTATAATATCCCAAATTACACATCCCATTGTTTTGCTCAATATTTATGTCACATTGGTGAAATGCTAAATGCTAAATTCTTAATTTGTGGTATACGAAGCAGAAAGGTGCACCAGTGAAAGATCATGTTGTGCTAAATTCACAGCTTTGGAAAtgcaacatttttaataaacttgACTTTCTTCCGGTCacaattttataatttaatttttgAAGATGAAATTGGATTTTGAAGTAACAATAAGTTCCCAGATGTTTATTAAACTGGTCTCTGTGTTTTTGAAGGGTGCTGAGTAGGTTTGGCAGTGCTGTGTAATAATGCTGGCTTTTACCTTGTTTATTAAACTGGTCTCTGTGTTTTTGAAGGGTGAGAGTAGGTTTGGCAGTGCTGTGTAATAATGCTGGCTTTTACCTTGTTTATTAAACTGGTCTCTGTGTTTTTGAAGGGTGCTGAGTAGGATTGGCAGTGCTGTGTAATAATGCTGGCTTTTACTTTTTTTGGAGCGGGTATATCCATGTCCTGTTGGTCAAAACCTGCAGGAAACAGAAGAGAGAGAAGAAGAGAAAAGCAAGAAGCTGCTTCCACAAGGGATGATGCTGATGAATATGAAGGTAggtttcaattaaacaataacagtAATACCATGGGAATAACTGGGACACTGCGGTGGTTCCTACTACTGCATGGTAGCTACTGGGGGAATGCATGTGTAATTACACGATCATAGCATACCCTCTGttattaccatgtaattacaacATGTAACAAGCTACACAAAAAcaatggtaacattttacattaggtatctctaattactgttagtagctacttagtaaatacatatgtactcACAGAATTACATTCTTATGCATAGTTagaatgtacttaacatgtacatatttttacaggatatatgtaagtacacaattgtatcagaaaagggttagagttagggttagggttaaggatagGGGTAAGGAtggattaggattagggttatatcatgcaaacaaaacaaattaagtgcattgtaactctgcataataactttgtaattctgtgtaagCACACGCGTATTTAATAAGTAACTGCGGTGTAaatccacagtaattagagacacttcatgtaaagggtTACCCAAAGAAGATGGTTCTACTGCGTTCTGCATGAACCTTTAAATGAaccaaaaaaagagaagaaaagtttaaaatgtaaataaagtgATTTAAGCAAAGTCCGGGATGTTTCGGACAATATGTTCTTCTTCAGGTGACAGCAGTGCAGTATGTGTGGATTTTCAAATGAGAATTGTGATGAATCATGGTGCCAGGGAATGCGGCTCACAAAGCCATTCCCTAACGGAGCATATGTTTTTTTGTGTAGCCAGCGCTATGAAATGATATGTGAACAGGCCACTGTTATGTTTTAGTATCGAGCATTTTAAAGAATGCATTttcaagtttttgttttctttttcagaaataCAAGATGAAGACTACGTGGTTGTCCTGCCCTCCTGAGAAACGCAAGGATTGAAACGTTTTTACAGAATGGACACCGCTGTCATTCTGAACCGAACTGAGATTCAGGATCCCATCACGCAGATTCATACTGCATTAGACAGACACTGTGTGAATCAGGGTTCCATCACGCAGATTCATACTGCATTAGACAGACACTGTGTGAATCAGGGTTCCATCACGCAGATTCGTACTGCATTAGACAGACACTGCATGAATCAGGGTTCCATCACGCAGATTCGTACTGCATTAGACAGACACTGCGTGAATCAGGGTTCCATCACGCAGATTCGTACTGCATTAGACAGACACTGCATGAATCAGGGTTCCATCACGCAGATTCGTACTGCATTAGACAGACACTGCGTGAATCAGGGTTCCATCACGCAGATTCGTACTGCATTAGACAGACACTGCGTGAATCAGGGTTCCATCACGCAGATTCATACTGCATTAGACAGACACTGCGTGAATCAGGGTTCCATCACGCAGATTCGTACTGTATTAGACAGACACTGTGAATGTACAAACACCTTTCAGATGTTATTGTAAATTTGCTAACAAAAGCAGATTATGGACTTCTACTGAAGATAAAAAGGTGCTGTATCAAAGAAAGTGACACGTTTGTTCGAGGAAGACTGTCTGACTGGTGGATGAAAGCTCTGCGGTTTACATTAGAAAATGCATGTGTGTATTTTTAGTTGAATAGAGACACAAGTATGCTGGATTTCTGTATTCCCAATTCCAGgtttacatgttcttgaaaaaaaCATTACACCAGTGAAAACGTGCTGTTTTTGCATATCCTTCATTTCCTGGTTGAAAACCAGTTTAGCATTTCAAGAAACTTGAAGAAAGTAGTTTCACTTTATAAATAACAAAGTTATGGGTGAAAACAGAGTTTACAAGACAACACGTCCCTGTTAATTGTTAATTCAATGTTAATTCAATGACCAGAATTTCAAATCAGAATTAATAGAAACAGAATTCCCCGTGCATTCTACATGTCATCACAGTATTTaacatacagtgtgtatatatatatatatatatatatatatatatatatatatatatatatatatatatatatatatatatatatatatatatatatatatatatatatattctgccttattctcaaagctatttaaccTTGATGGATTCAATAACATGTGGCATTTGTGAAACTGCTTACAATGGAAACTCTGCTTTGTAATGAAGCAAAGTGTCTGCAATGTTATTCCAGTGCTGCTCTTCCCTAACAAGACGGAACACATGACCTCGTTTGTAGCATATGCTGTAAACTACAAGATCATTTTTcaaattgtatgtatgtatgtattgtagtTTCATGAACCACACACTTTAAATTATATATGGTTTCAAAAGTGAGACAGACTGTAATTTGTGActtattttcttctatttttttggTGTAAGTGATCCTACACTTGAATATGATCCTTCTTAAGATTCTTTTTTGTATGTATATTATGAACTAAAGTGTGGTTGGTCACCTCTGAAAATAAAACTGTGCTTCAAAGAGTCTTTGCTGTGTACATGCTTAATAAATGCTGTAGATAAGTATAAACATGTGGAAGACATGTGAAAcatctggtcacctcgctacaaaatagatattgctgctctagaaagagtgcaaagaaaagtgaccagaattattGGCATGgcatatacagacaggctaaaataattaaatctattcagtcttgaacaaagaacactacgcagtgatctgattcaagccttcaaaatcctaaaaggtattgacaatgtttacccaggggactttttcaacctgaaaaaagaaaccaggggtcataaatggagattagataaaggggcattcagaacagaaaataggaggcacttttttacacagagaattgtgagagtctgggaccaactccccagtaatgttgttgaagctgacaccctgggatccttcaagaagctgcttgatgagattctgggatcaataagctactaacaaccaaatgagcaagatggtccgaatggcctcctcttgtttgtaaactttcttatgttcttatgttcttaataactgTAGCCTCCAGTATTTGTGTGTTATGCTTTATATAAAAGACAATATGCAGCAACAATGAAAAACGCTGTATATATAAAAGTGCTATAAATACAGCACAACAAGCACGTGTAGCATGTCTACCAAACTTTCATCACGAGACGCACATTATTAAAGAATAATCTGAGTTTAACCCTTATATacataggcatatatatatatatatatatatatatatatatatatatatatatatatatactgtatatgaacattagaacataagaaagtttacaaacgagaggaggccattcgctGGAAGACGAGTAGAGAACGGAACTGAAAAGCTGTATTCATTCTCTAACACCTTGACCTAAGCCTTGACCTCACAGAAACATGTCCAGCTGCACACTCGATGCGAACCTGTTTTCACAGCCACTGTGTAAGTGAAGTCACACTTATGTTTCAAAGTCCCCCTATCTGCCGTGTTTACTTGTTATGTCACAACAGTATTCTCAA
Encoded proteins:
- the LOC131737673 gene encoding SH2 domain-containing protein 1B-like yields the protein MDSPVYHGNIDKKTCEELMLKKGKDGSYLLRDSETIAGAFCLCVYLKKVVYTYRILMDHRGYYTLQTAGGVEEKFFPNLKDLIANYKRRGQGLATPLRHPVKKTEPAGVYQNVRQEKTDYRAGISMSCWSKPAGNRRERRREKQEAASTRDDADEYEEIQDEDYVVVLPS